One stretch of Deinococcus sp. LM3 DNA includes these proteins:
- a CDS encoding SprT-like domain-containing protein, which produces MQSNPTPQAYAELQTAFDHFNAALFAGTLPAALITLQRKHKTSGYFSPRRFVSASGAEVHEIALNPAYFAVQPLEATLGTLVHEMVHLWQFEHGKPGRRGYHNRQWATRMIELGLHPSTTGAPGGRTTGESMSDYIVEGPFLTACRALLATSFVVTWYDRLLPAAALHVEAPTVDLEPESTAVPGVEWFTLTAPPSPVRASIEPIPVQPRRPTRVKYQCQTCQVQVWGKPGLNVACLTCNQPLSAAQD; this is translated from the coding sequence GTGCAATCCAATCCCACCCCGCAGGCCTACGCGGAACTTCAGACCGCGTTCGATCACTTCAATGCCGCCCTGTTCGCGGGGACGCTCCCTGCGGCACTGATCACCCTGCAACGCAAGCACAAGACGTCGGGGTACTTCAGTCCACGGCGGTTCGTGTCCGCCAGTGGCGCGGAAGTGCACGAGATCGCCTTGAACCCGGCGTACTTCGCGGTGCAGCCACTGGAAGCGACCCTCGGTACCCTCGTGCACGAGATGGTTCACCTCTGGCAGTTCGAACACGGGAAGCCAGGCCGCCGGGGATATCACAACCGGCAGTGGGCCACCCGCATGATCGAACTGGGCCTGCATCCCTCCACGACGGGCGCGCCGGGCGGGCGCACCACCGGGGAGTCCATGTCGGATTACATCGTGGAAGGCCCGTTTCTCACGGCGTGCCGGGCGCTCCTGGCGACCAGTTTCGTGGTCACGTGGTACGACCGGCTGCTGCCAGCAGCTGCACTGCACGTGGAGGCCCCCACGGTTGACTTGGAACCAGAGTCCACCGCCGTGCCGGGCGTGGAGTGGTTCACCCTGACGGCACCCCCCTCACCCGTCCGCGCGTCCATTGAACCGATCCCGGTGCAGCCCAGGCGACCCACTCGGGTGAAGTACCAGTGCCAGACGTGCCAGGTCCAGGTGTGGGGGAAACCAGGCCTGAACGTGGCGTGCCTG
- a CDS encoding ParB N-terminal domain-containing protein, with translation MPTDAPPPLLNVTVPTPFSTAVPVDDLTEDTHGASNHLKGALRCTGQLQPIVLESLPSGEYRIRDGNRRVAAARSLGWTHVQADVYAGLTEAQWALVVAGVHNRSANPVEEARLYGTLTQTLTESGIAANTGVPVQVIRARLSLLSLPGDVLDLIGTRTLSLSVAERAAKLRGVHAERAVREIREAAQAGKPFTAAQLKVVTVARASSLGARLMAAAPPPPTLLPPETILAEEVRALCERRGVSVQALTQVLTGSVPPVTPVQAAHVHRAVVH, from the coding sequence ATGCCGACCGATGCCCCCCCACCCCTGCTCAACGTGACCGTGCCCACGCCCTTCAGCACCGCCGTGCCCGTCGACGACCTCACCGAGGACACGCACGGCGCCAGCAACCACCTCAAGGGCGCGCTGCGCTGCACCGGGCAGCTCCAACCCATCGTGCTGGAATCCCTGCCCAGCGGCGAGTACCGCATCCGGGATGGGAATCGCCGCGTCGCGGCCGCCCGGTCGCTCGGCTGGACGCACGTGCAGGCGGACGTGTACGCCGGACTGACCGAGGCGCAGTGGGCCCTGGTGGTCGCCGGGGTGCACAACCGCAGTGCCAACCCCGTGGAGGAAGCCCGTCTGTACGGCACGCTCACGCAGACGCTCACCGAGTCGGGCATCGCCGCGAACACCGGCGTTCCCGTGCAAGTCATCCGCGCCCGCCTGTCCCTGCTCAGTCTGCCGGGCGACGTCCTGGACCTGATCGGGACGCGCACCCTGAGCCTGAGTGTCGCCGAGCGCGCCGCGAAACTCCGGGGCGTGCACGCCGAGCGGGCCGTGCGGGAGATCCGGGAGGCGGCCCAGGCGGGCAAGCCGTTCACGGCCGCGCAGCTGAAGGTGGTCACCGTGGCCCGTGCCAGCAGCCTCGGGGCGCGCCTCATGGCCGCGGCGCCGCCCCCACCCACGCTGCTGCCCCCAGAGACGATCCTCGCCGAGGAAGTCCGGGCGCTCTGCGAACGGCGGGGCGTGAGCGTGCAGGCCCTGACGCAGGTGCTCACCGGGTCGGTGCCGCCCGTGACCCCCGTGCAGGCGGCGCACGTCCACCGCGCCGTGGTGCACTGA